TTGCGAATTCCGGCCTGCCGCAACTGCTCGATGGTGCGTTCCAGTAAGGGGCGATCGCCCACTGGAAGCAGTGGTTTAGGCAAATCTTCAGTCAGGGGACGCAGGCGCGTGCCAAAGCCACCCGCCATCACGACCGCCTGCAGGGGCAGTCTTGGCTGTTCTTCTTCGGTCAGCAGGTCATCCATCGTGACCAGAGTAATCACACGCCCGTCATCATCCAATACAGGCAATTGATGAATAACATATTCTTTCATCAGACGCAGCATTTCACTGCGCTCTGTCCGCGGCGAAACTGTGATTGGTTTCGGGGAGTAAATTGAGGCTTTATTTTTGAGCAATTCATCTACAGGAGAATCCAGGTCGTTTCCGGCAAGAATTGCACGGCGCACATCACCATCAGTGATCGTGCCAATTAAAACCCGTTTTTCATCCACAACGAGTGCAATTCCCAGCCCATTGAGATTAATCTTCTCAATCACCTGTCGAATTACGCTACCAGATGAAATGCACAAATCTAAAAGGTCAACGGCCATATTTTTACTCAGGTCAGGGCAAATTCTCAAACCGGTATTGACAACGAATCCGGTTTCCGCTTAGTAACTCCGCCGTTTCAATTTTCTCTTTGGTAATTTCGGCGAGATTGCAATTTGGGCAAGATTTCTCAGAGCACAAACAAATTTCCCCGCAGGATTGGCAAATTCGGAAAATTCCTTCATCGCGAGCTTCAGGCCAATCCAGAAGTATTCTGGTGCGTAGGCGCCGTTCTCTATCAATCCACTCCGGATATTCCATTACCCGATCTCTTTTTAAAAGTGGTACAGGGAAGCATCCCTCGGTTACGGTTCTACTTCCCAAACTGGGTAGCGCAACTGCCACTCACCACTCTCTTTCGTCCAGAGATGATGCGATCTGGCCTTGTCGCATAATTCGACGAAATGCTCTGGATCCATGCCAATATAATCCATCACTTCAGCGAAGTAACGGTCGGGGAACTCGCCATCATAGCGCTTGACAAGGGTCACCGCTTCTTCACGGGTGAGATGCTTGTTTCTCACTTCTTGCGATGAATCATAAGATGCCCGCCCCAGCCCAAATTTGGCGTGGGTTGTATAGTAATGCAGATCGTCAATCTTATCATCAATACTATTATATTTGCTATATGTGCCCTGGGTGCGGAAGGGGCGCGCCTGAAAATCGGTATTATCAACGGCATAATAATAAGCTTCTTGCGGGACCCATTTTAGATAGTATCCCAGATAATGGATTTCGATTTGCGATTTTTCAATCTCGCGGTAATCGGCAGGCAAATAGGTCATCAGATCAACCAAAGAGACGTCATACCGGTCAATCAATTCCTGTACCGAAACACCGCCCAAGAACATATTCTTAAAATTCTGCATCGTATAGTACGATTTGTCTCGCAGCGATGATGTGTTTTCTGCAATGGGATTGCCGTACTCAGCTTCATTTTCGCCGTAAAACACCAATGGGATGTTATAACGCAACGCCATCTTCGGAGCCAGATTCTTCTGTCCCAAAATAAACGTCTGAAACGGATGCAGCAGATTTTCGATTGCCAGCCGCGTAAGCAGTTTCATCACGCGGCCATTTTGATTCATGCTCACATTGTCAAAACCACCCACTTCAATCCAGTTGCGAAAGTTGCGATAACCATAGTCTGTGTACATGATCGGAGGCCAGGTGACGGTTAGCGGGTGCATACCGTATTTATACTTCAAGATATGCGCTGCAAAGACGCTATCCTTTCCGCCGCTACCGGGCACAATGCAGTCATAATACCCATCACTGCGACGATGCTGATCGCACAAATAGGCCAACTCTTTCTCGCGAGTTTCCCAATTAATGCCTTTTTTCACATCGGCGTATCGGCAAGCATCACAAATACCATCCGCACCGATATTCAACGTAGGAGTTTGACGGTCTTTGGTGTGCTTGAACTCCGGGTATGATGAGGGTCGCTGATTCGACATAACACAGCGCTTGCAGTATACAACCTTCTCAGGAAGACCATATAAAGGTTTTATTTCACCAGACATAAGTTACTCCAAATACACAGGCGATCTAAGAGATGTTGTATGCAGGGGCATTATCCTCTCTGCACATCATCTTTTCAGGCTTTTCCAGCATTCAATGGGTTGCTGCTACAATTTTTGCAATGT
The genomic region above belongs to Chloroflexota bacterium and contains:
- a CDS encoding N-acetyl sugar amidotransferase, translated to MSGEIKPLYGLPEKVVYCKRCVMSNQRPSSYPEFKHTKDRQTPTLNIGADGICDACRYADVKKGINWETREKELAYLCDQHRRSDGYYDCIVPGSGGKDSVFAAHILKYKYGMHPLTVTWPPIMYTDYGYRNFRNWIEVGGFDNVSMNQNGRVMKLLTRLAIENLLHPFQTFILGQKNLAPKMALRYNIPLVFYGENEAEYGNPIAENTSSLRDKSYYTMQNFKNMFLGGVSVQELIDRYDVSLVDLMTYLPADYREIEKSQIEIHYLGYYLKWVPQEAYYYAVDNTDFQARPFRTQGTYSKYNSIDDKIDDLHYYTTHAKFGLGRASYDSSQEVRNKHLTREEAVTLVKRYDGEFPDRYFAEVMDYIGMDPEHFVELCDKARSHHLWTKESGEWQLRYPVWEVEP